A window of the Emys orbicularis isolate rEmyOrb1 chromosome 1, rEmyOrb1.hap1, whole genome shotgun sequence genome harbors these coding sequences:
- the RHOG gene encoding rho-related GTP-binding protein RhoG, which translates to MQSIKCVVVGDGAVGKTCLLICYTTNAFPKEYIPTVFDNYSAQNTVDGRTINLNLWDTAGQEEYDRLRTLSYPQTNVFIICFSIASPSSYENVKHKWYPEVCHHCPNVPILLVGTKKDLRNNPDTIKKLKEQNQMPVTTQQGVNLSKQIHAVKYMECSALNQEGIKEVFTEAVRAVLNPAPVKPKKPCILL; encoded by the coding sequence ATGCAGAGCATAAAGTGCGTGGTGGTGGGTGATGGGGCGGTGGGGAAGACCTGCCTCTTGATCTGCTACACCACCAACGCCTTCCCCAAGGAGTACATCCCCACCGTCTTCGACAACTACAGCGCCCAGAACACAGTGGACGGCAGGACTATTAACTTAAATCTGTGGGACACGGCAGGCCAGGAGGAGTACGACCGGCTCCGGACGCTTTCCTACCCCCAGACTAACGTCTTCATCATCTGCTTCTCCATAGCCAGCCCGTCCTCCTACGAGAATGTGAAACACAAGTGGTACCCGGAGGTCTGCCACCACTGCCCCAACGTGCCCATCCTCCTCGTGGGCACCAAGAAGGATCTGAGAAACAACCCCGACACCATAAAGAAGCTAAAGGAGCAGAACCAGATGCCCGTCACCACCCAGCAGGGGGTCAACCTCTCCAAGCAGATCCACGCCGTCAAGTACATGGAGTGCTCCGCCCTCAACCAGGAAGGCATCAAGGAGGTCTTCACGGAGGCCGTGCGAGCCGTCCTCAACCCTGCCCCAGTGAAACCTAAAAAGCCCTGCATCCTTTTGTGA